Proteins found in one Bremerella volcania genomic segment:
- a CDS encoding flagellar biosynthetic protein FliR, with product MELLQYLQPNLEQLLIFAAIVTRIGGLVATAPVLGANYAPVQVKSFLAVAISLMLTPVFWDYDFPEPGNAANLIIVLGAELIIGLSLGLGIKILFAGVQMTGQLLGQIGGLSIADVFNPAFDDNVPMLAVIFDLVVLAVFLVIGGHRFLMSALLHTFAEIPPGVAAIDVQLVHVIRETLANSLILGIQAAAPGTVALLVGVLVMGVISRTLPQLNLMAIGFSMNTMLLMAFVMLTIGSVVWIFQGSVEPTVDSIRSMFHRSIETAHN from the coding sequence ATGGAACTGCTTCAGTACTTGCAGCCGAACCTCGAGCAACTGCTGATCTTCGCGGCGATCGTGACGCGAATCGGCGGGCTCGTGGCTACGGCTCCGGTGCTGGGAGCGAACTATGCCCCGGTTCAGGTCAAATCGTTCCTGGCCGTTGCCATTTCCTTGATGCTGACCCCGGTGTTCTGGGACTACGACTTTCCTGAACCCGGCAACGCGGCGAACCTGATCATTGTGCTCGGTGCCGAATTGATCATCGGTCTCTCGCTGGGGCTGGGCATCAAAATCTTGTTTGCCGGCGTGCAGATGACGGGGCAACTGTTGGGGCAGATTGGCGGCCTCTCGATTGCCGACGTCTTCAACCCGGCTTTCGACGACAATGTCCCCATGCTGGCGGTCATCTTTGATCTGGTCGTGTTGGCGGTGTTCCTGGTCATTGGTGGCCATCGTTTTCTAATGTCGGCCTTGCTGCATACCTTCGCCGAAATTCCCCCAGGCGTGGCCGCCATCGACGTGCAATTGGTACATGTGATTCGCGAGACCCTGGCTAACTCGCTGATTCTCGGAATACAAGCGGCTGCCCCGGGGACGGTTGCCTTGTTGGTGGGCGTGCTGGTGATGGGGGTGATCAGCCGTACGCTGCCGCAACTGAACTTGATGGCCATTGGTTTCAGCATGAACACGATGTTGTTGATGGCCTTCGTCATGCTGACCATCGGCAGCGTCGTGTGGATCTTCCAAGGTTCGGTCGAACCGACCGTCGACAGCATTCGATCCATGTTTCATCGCTCCATCGAAACGGCCCATAATTAG
- the flhB gene encoding flagellar biosynthesis protein FlhB, which translates to MADQEKTEEATQHRREQAREKGQIPKSQDLVSAVMLAVALGSLMFLGRDLVDFLGQLTRDELGTVPPLNPTDMWATNHTATAFWRLAMVMLPILAILFFAAVAINMMQSGVMFLPDKLGFDWNRVNPASGIQRMFSLTNLMKLIFGIGKVLIISIVAGVTLWFEMDTILGLSAMSTMEVARYLLDTSLWTSMKIAAALVILAILDYGYQVWKAEQDMMMTKEEVREEIKTMQGDPQIVAKRRQVARQLAMSRMANDIPTADVVVTNPTELAIALKYDPFEMSAPVVVAKGAGTVAQRIRRLALENHIPVVERKELARALYKEAEIGHPVPAERYAAVAEVLRYVYELQGKQMPTMADLEKADRERGRAA; encoded by the coding sequence ATGGCAGATCAAGAAAAAACAGAAGAAGCAACCCAGCATCGCCGCGAGCAAGCGCGCGAGAAGGGGCAGATACCCAAGAGCCAGGATCTGGTGTCGGCCGTCATGCTGGCCGTTGCACTTGGTTCGCTCATGTTTCTGGGCCGCGACCTGGTCGACTTCCTGGGACAATTGACCCGTGACGAACTCGGTACGGTGCCGCCACTGAATCCGACCGACATGTGGGCCACCAACCACACGGCCACCGCGTTCTGGCGATTGGCCATGGTCATGCTACCGATTCTGGCGATCCTGTTTTTCGCCGCGGTTGCGATCAACATGATGCAGTCTGGCGTGATGTTCCTGCCTGATAAGCTGGGCTTCGATTGGAACCGCGTGAACCCGGCTTCCGGCATTCAGCGGATGTTCTCGCTGACGAATCTGATGAAGCTGATTTTCGGCATCGGCAAGGTTCTCATCATCTCGATCGTCGCCGGCGTGACGTTGTGGTTCGAGATGGACACCATCCTCGGACTATCCGCGATGAGCACGATGGAGGTGGCCCGGTACCTGCTGGACACTTCGTTGTGGACTTCCATGAAAATCGCCGCCGCGCTGGTGATCCTGGCCATCCTTGACTACGGCTATCAGGTATGGAAAGCCGAACAAGACATGATGATGACCAAGGAAGAGGTCCGCGAAGAAATCAAAACGATGCAGGGGGATCCGCAGATCGTCGCCAAACGGCGCCAGGTCGCACGGCAACTGGCGATGAGCCGCATGGCGAATGATATCCCCACGGCGGACGTCGTGGTGACCAATCCGACCGAACTAGCGATTGCCCTGAAATACGATCCCTTCGAGATGTCGGCTCCGGTGGTCGTGGCGAAGGGAGCCGGCACTGTTGCCCAGCGTATTCGCCGACTGGCCTTGGAAAACCACATTCCCGTCGTCGAGCGCAAAGAGCTGGCGCGTGCTCTGTACAAGGAAGCCGAGATCGGTCACCCGGTGCCGGCTGAACGTTATGCGGCCGTCGCCGAAGTGCTGCGTTACGTCTACGAACTGCAGGGCAAGCAGATGCCGACGATGGCCGATCTGGAAAAGGCCGACCGCGAGCGGGGCAGGGCGGCGTAG
- a CDS encoding DUF4332 domain-containing protein has translation MHLLFDILYAAHANGTHHKLAMDALNHLPAENSERRRNIFLKHYEPYLRGSKDPDKKFKDFRNHVLHPSQDYWGGAEKAARKWYDLLVEAIRAEKWQEVAYNAGVLSHYYSDPIMPFHTGSSQAENNIHRACEWSISCSYDRLRSAAELRGLPPVRMPSGKNWLEQMVRDGATKSHAHYQTLIDHYNFKLGRRNPPRGLDVNCRDVASEMIGYAIAGLAKILNRAFEEAAHEPPYVLLVVETVFATLEMPVQWVTNRMENAEQAELVRQMFREYQKTGKVERNLPEDVRVVRDELEADMNPDKPQEGERPLYEMPDLPEVSLSSLKLTGTRKTTIKPAPPKPSREIEEEKPKPRVSIPIPSYDEEDDPAPKPVAEKPKPPEPFQPVKGLTIRPKTPEPESEVEEDEIPVKRVQLTRPQPKIDPPKVESPRTEPAKVESPKVDFPPSVSIASREDEQPPVVEPPRERAIQEKKPIEDKPLKFYLNWEDPVVDAPSIGNKTAKRLGGVGIKTVAQLINADPKTVAPKLKAKHITPKLFAEWQAQAVLAYRIPMLRGHDAQLLTACGLKTPEDVAKASAKDLLAEVTEFAETTNGQRIIRSSDPPDLAEVTNWIAWARQARRSQAA, from the coding sequence ATGCATTTGCTGTTCGACATCCTGTACGCCGCCCATGCCAACGGCACGCACCACAAGCTGGCGATGGATGCGCTGAACCATCTGCCGGCCGAGAACAGCGAGCGTCGACGCAACATCTTCCTGAAGCACTACGAGCCCTACCTGCGCGGGTCGAAAGATCCTGACAAGAAGTTCAAAGACTTTCGCAATCACGTCTTGCACCCTTCGCAAGATTACTGGGGCGGTGCCGAGAAAGCGGCCAGAAAGTGGTACGACCTGCTGGTCGAGGCGATCCGAGCGGAAAAGTGGCAGGAGGTCGCCTACAACGCAGGCGTGCTGAGTCACTACTACAGCGACCCGATCATGCCCTTTCACACCGGCAGTTCCCAGGCCGAAAACAACATCCACCGGGCATGTGAATGGAGCATTAGTTGCTCGTACGATCGTTTGCGATCGGCGGCCGAGCTTCGCGGACTGCCGCCGGTACGAATGCCCAGCGGTAAGAACTGGCTCGAACAAATGGTGCGCGACGGAGCGACGAAATCGCACGCCCACTACCAGACACTGATCGACCACTACAACTTCAAGCTGGGACGCCGCAATCCGCCTCGAGGGCTCGACGTCAATTGCCGTGACGTCGCTTCCGAAATGATCGGCTACGCGATCGCTGGCCTGGCCAAGATCTTGAACCGTGCCTTCGAGGAAGCGGCCCACGAACCTCCGTACGTGCTACTGGTCGTCGAAACCGTTTTCGCCACGCTCGAGATGCCGGTGCAGTGGGTGACCAATCGGATGGAAAACGCCGAGCAGGCGGAACTCGTGCGGCAGATGTTTCGCGAGTACCAGAAGACCGGCAAAGTCGAACGCAACCTCCCCGAAGACGTGCGTGTCGTTCGCGACGAGTTGGAAGCGGACATGAACCCGGACAAACCCCAGGAAGGGGAACGCCCGCTGTACGAAATGCCTGATCTTCCGGAAGTGAGTCTTTCCAGCCTCAAGCTGACCGGCACCCGCAAGACGACGATCAAACCGGCACCCCCCAAGCCAAGCCGCGAGATCGAAGAGGAAAAGCCGAAGCCGCGTGTTTCGATTCCGATCCCCTCCTACGACGAGGAAGACGATCCGGCACCGAAGCCTGTCGCTGAGAAACCGAAACCGCCGGAGCCATTCCAACCGGTCAAAGGCCTGACCATTCGACCCAAGACGCCAGAACCGGAGTCCGAGGTCGAAGAAGATGAAATACCGGTCAAGCGCGTTCAACTGACGCGGCCCCAGCCCAAGATCGATCCACCCAAGGTAGAATCGCCAAGGACAGAACCGGCCAAGGTTGAGTCCCCCAAGGTGGACTTCCCACCATCGGTTTCCATCGCTTCGCGAGAAGACGAACAACCGCCGGTAGTAGAACCGCCACGCGAGCGAGCGATCCAAGAGAAGAAGCCGATTGAAGACAAGCCGCTGAAGTTCTATTTGAACTGGGAAGACCCAGTCGTCGATGCGCCTTCGATCGGCAACAAGACCGCCAAGCGGCTTGGTGGCGTCGGCATCAAGACGGTTGCCCAGTTGATAAATGCCGACCCAAAAACTGTCGCTCCCAAGCTGAAGGCCAAGCATATTACGCCCAAGCTGTTCGCCGAGTGGCAAGCCCAGGCCGTGTTGGCCTATCGCATTCCTATGCTGCGTGGGCACGACGCCCAGTTGCTAACCGCATGCGGACTGAAGACGCCGGAAGATGTCGCGAAAGCATCGGCGAAAGATCTTCTCGCCGAAGTTACTGAGTTCGCCGAGACAACCAACGGCCAGCGAATCATCCGCAGCAGTGACCCTCCAGATTTGGCCGAGGTGACCAACTGGATTGCCTGGGCTCGCCAAGCGCGACGATCGCAAGCTGCTTAA
- a CDS encoding sulfotransferase family protein — MNASSPATDSQSKPAEAPKPKKPKANNYPWYTPRVWHGMKVSTWASLLAKNGFKVHPLKLGLATTVSCFAINNSVCDQLQKLFFGKKIAEAKIENPIFILGHWRSGTTLLHELMAADDRYATPNTIQCFAPNMFLIYGRLIEKYCNFFMPKSRPMDNMGMGWSKPQEDEFGVLSLGEMSPYIRMAFPNNAKPDPDYLDLAVVPPERKEEWLDTLDLFMRMVTVQEQKPLILKSPTHTGRIGELAERYPDAKFIHIARDPYDVYASTVRLWNTMDEVQAFQVSKDDYREYVFDCFERMYAAYDRGLASVPREKVCQTRYEDLIADPVGEVRRIYEAINLDGYDRIEQGVRDYAERTKDYRRNSHTMDDATRQEIQRRWRGYFEANGYPLDEA, encoded by the coding sequence TTGAATGCCTCATCCCCCGCCACCGATTCGCAGTCGAAACCGGCGGAAGCCCCAAAACCGAAGAAACCCAAGGCCAACAATTACCCCTGGTACACGCCGCGCGTCTGGCATGGGATGAAGGTCAGTACGTGGGCCAGTCTGCTAGCGAAGAATGGCTTCAAGGTGCATCCCCTGAAGTTGGGTCTGGCCACGACCGTATCCTGCTTTGCGATCAACAACAGCGTCTGCGATCAGTTACAGAAACTGTTTTTCGGCAAAAAGATCGCGGAAGCCAAGATCGAGAACCCGATCTTCATCCTCGGTCACTGGCGCAGTGGCACGACCCTTCTGCACGAGTTGATGGCAGCGGACGATCGTTACGCCACGCCGAACACGATTCAATGCTTCGCACCGAACATGTTCCTTATTTACGGCCGCTTGATCGAAAAATACTGCAACTTCTTCATGCCCAAGAGCCGCCCGATGGACAACATGGGTATGGGGTGGTCGAAGCCGCAGGAAGACGAATTCGGCGTGTTGAGCCTGGGAGAAATGTCCCCGTACATCCGCATGGCCTTCCCCAACAACGCCAAGCCAGACCCCGATTACCTGGACCTGGCAGTCGTTCCGCCGGAGCGCAAAGAGGAGTGGCTCGATACACTCGACCTGTTCATGCGGATGGTCACCGTCCAGGAACAGAAGCCGCTGATCCTCAAATCACCTACGCACACCGGCCGAATCGGAGAACTGGCCGAGCGTTACCCCGACGCAAAGTTCATCCACATTGCTCGAGACCCGTACGACGTGTATGCCTCGACGGTCCGGCTGTGGAACACCATGGACGAAGTGCAGGCATTCCAAGTCTCGAAGGACGATTATCGCGAGTACGTTTTCGACTGCTTCGAGCGAATGTACGCCGCCTACGACCGCGGCCTGGCCTCGGTCCCACGGGAGAAGGTCTGCCAGACGCGCTACGAAGACCTGATCGCCGACCCGGTGGGGGAAGTTCGCCGCATCTACGAAGCGATCAACCTGGACGGGTACGACCGCATCGAACAAGGCGTACGCGACTACGCCGAGCGGACCAAGGACTACCGCCGCAATAGCCACACCATGGACGATGCTACCCGCCAGGAGATTCAACGCCGCTGGCGAGGCTATTTCGAGGCCAACGGATACCCGCTGGACGAGGCGTAA
- the flhA gene encoding flagellar biosynthesis protein FlhA — MDFSLSRLKDLILPIGIITSVLVILMPLPAPLMNLLLTANITAGVIILLTTIYVKTPLEFNIFPSLLLATTLARLVLNVATTRLILTGAATEGMDAAGGVIQSFGEFVAGDRVEVGIIIFIIIVLIQFLVITKGATRISEVAARFALDGMPGRQMAIDADLNAGIIDEVEAQQRRAEITQQADFFGAMDGASKFVRGDAIAGIVITLINIVGGLIIGVSSGLDVLEAAQIYTKLTIGDGLVSQVPAFLISLAAGLLVTRSTEESNLPVEFIRQLFSRPEALGVAGCFLGLLIFSGLPTLPLLVIGAGCVGIAVMTKKGQAKKTQTEAAETEKKQKEEQEAAKKDDRIEDYLTVDPMEMELGVGLVRLAAPARGGDLLPRITGVRQNVASEIGVILPKVRIRDNMRLHENQYRIKISNNVVAENTIYPDGLLAIAMSGAKGDLPGEKTRDPAFNQPAVWIEPGMRPQAEMMGYTIVEPTSVLATHLQRVSKKHADELLTRDATKHLLDELKETSPAVVDELIPGAMKIGDVQAVLQLLLREEVSIRQLARILETLGDHIGRTKDPVWLTEFVRHKLARTICTKYRDKEGRIYVVPLDPAMQDRIASGIEMERGAFARMSPQAIEMTCKSIATGIEKLREIGKPPIVLVNPQIRPAVKQLTSNFIPDLIVLSHNEITNDTMIESMGIISDAMPGKTPPPGQGPQQPPQK, encoded by the coding sequence GTGGATTTCAGTCTCAGCAGACTCAAGGACCTGATCCTGCCGATCGGTATCATCACCAGCGTGCTGGTGATTTTGATGCCATTGCCTGCGCCGCTGATGAATTTGCTGCTGACGGCTAACATCACGGCCGGGGTCATCATTCTGCTGACGACTATCTACGTGAAGACGCCGCTCGAGTTCAATATTTTCCCGTCGCTTCTACTCGCGACGACGCTTGCTCGGCTCGTTCTCAACGTCGCCACCACGCGGTTGATTCTGACCGGGGCGGCAACGGAAGGGATGGACGCGGCCGGTGGGGTGATTCAAAGCTTTGGCGAATTCGTCGCCGGAGACCGCGTCGAAGTCGGGATCATTATCTTTATCATCATCGTGCTCATCCAGTTTCTGGTGATCACCAAGGGTGCCACGCGTATCAGTGAAGTGGCTGCCCGTTTCGCGTTGGATGGGATGCCAGGGCGTCAGATGGCGATCGACGCCGATCTGAATGCGGGCATCATCGACGAAGTCGAAGCCCAACAGCGACGCGCCGAGATTACACAGCAAGCGGACTTCTTTGGGGCCATGGACGGTGCTAGTAAGTTCGTCCGCGGTGACGCGATCGCGGGTATCGTCATTACCCTGATCAACATCGTCGGCGGCCTGATCATTGGGGTTTCGTCCGGGTTGGATGTGCTCGAAGCGGCTCAGATCTATACGAAGCTGACCATTGGTGACGGCTTGGTGAGCCAGGTGCCAGCGTTTTTGATTTCGCTTGCCGCTGGTTTGCTCGTTACCCGCAGTACCGAAGAGTCAAACCTGCCGGTCGAATTCATCAGGCAGTTGTTCTCGCGCCCCGAAGCACTGGGCGTGGCTGGCTGCTTCCTGGGGCTGTTGATCTTCTCAGGTTTGCCAACGCTTCCTTTGCTGGTGATTGGTGCCGGTTGTGTTGGCATCGCCGTGATGACCAAAAAGGGGCAAGCCAAGAAGACGCAAACCGAAGCGGCCGAGACCGAAAAGAAACAGAAAGAAGAACAGGAAGCCGCCAAGAAGGACGACCGGATCGAAGACTACCTCACGGTCGATCCAATGGAAATGGAACTGGGCGTCGGTCTCGTGCGTCTGGCGGCACCTGCCCGGGGTGGCGACTTGTTGCCACGCATCACGGGCGTTCGTCAAAACGTGGCCAGCGAGATTGGCGTGATTCTGCCGAAGGTCCGCATTCGCGACAACATGCGTTTGCACGAGAACCAGTACCGCATCAAGATCAGCAACAACGTCGTCGCCGAGAATACGATCTACCCCGATGGTCTGTTGGCGATTGCCATGAGTGGCGCCAAGGGAGACCTGCCGGGCGAAAAGACACGCGACCCGGCGTTCAATCAGCCAGCGGTCTGGATCGAGCCCGGCATGCGGCCTCAAGCCGAGATGATGGGTTACACGATCGTCGAACCCACTTCCGTTCTGGCAACGCATCTACAGCGTGTGTCGAAGAAGCACGCCGACGAACTGCTGACCCGCGACGCGACGAAGCACCTCTTGGATGAACTCAAGGAAACGTCGCCGGCCGTGGTCGACGAGTTGATTCCCGGGGCGATGAAGATCGGCGACGTTCAGGCCGTGCTGCAACTGCTGCTTCGCGAAGAGGTCTCGATCCGGCAACTCGCACGTATTTTGGAAACACTGGGCGATCATATCGGCCGCACGAAAGATCCTGTCTGGCTGACCGAGTTCGTCCGGCACAAGCTGGCGCGCACAATCTGCACCAAGTATCGCGACAAGGAAGGCCGCATCTACGTGGTGCCGCTTGACCCGGCGATGCAGGACCGGATTGCCTCGGGCATTGAAATGGAACGGGGGGCGTTTGCCCGCATGTCTCCGCAGGCCATTGAGATGACGTGCAAGTCGATCGCCACGGGCATCGAGAAGCTTCGTGAAATTGGCAAGCCGCCGATCGTGCTGGTCAATCCGCAGATTCGACCCGCCGTGAAACAACTGACCAGTAACTTCATTCCCGACCTGATCGTGCTGAGTCACAACGAGATCACCAACGACACGATGATCGAATCGATGGGCATCATCAGTGACGCGATGCCAGGCAAGACTCCGCCACCAGGACAGGGCCCGCAGCAACCGCCGCAGAAGTAA
- the flhF gene encoding flagellar biosynthesis protein FlhF — protein sequence MNIRSFRAKSMHEALELVRKELGPDAALLHTREVPQRGLKGLLGGKEIELAASSDSNLKSRFEIKLPEEEREAEAASSEPIEQVASQPQEATPEDDAGIDLEAMSFSQTFFSSGPGWPASLLRIRERLVEAEVPGFLADSLCEKVLSTHTEESQQDEAVLLQAIRTELAASIHIGHDIDDPRVYPRVVAVIGPTGVGKTTTIAKLAARAKFDHKRRVGMLTVDTYRIAAVDQLQTYAEIMDLPMKIVSTPMEVRSAINELSDCEQIFIDTAGRSPRDEVQVQQLRSLIKAASPDETYLVLSAPSSSKNLAEAVAKFTTVSPSSWVLTKIDEVGSLGNTLSFLQDPQLPLAYVTNGQDVPQAIATAEAEDLVARIL from the coding sequence ATGAACATTCGCTCATTCCGCGCCAAATCGATGCACGAAGCGTTAGAGCTGGTTCGCAAAGAACTAGGTCCCGACGCCGCTTTGCTTCACACGCGAGAAGTTCCCCAACGAGGCCTGAAGGGACTGCTCGGCGGGAAAGAGATCGAATTGGCGGCTTCGTCCGACTCGAACTTGAAGAGTCGTTTTGAAATCAAGCTTCCCGAAGAAGAGCGGGAAGCGGAAGCAGCCTCATCGGAACCCATCGAGCAAGTCGCTTCGCAGCCGCAAGAGGCAACGCCGGAGGACGACGCAGGTATCGACCTGGAAGCGATGTCGTTCAGCCAGACATTCTTTAGTAGTGGTCCCGGCTGGCCAGCGTCCCTATTGCGGATTCGCGAACGACTGGTGGAAGCCGAAGTGCCTGGCTTCCTGGCCGACTCGCTCTGCGAGAAGGTCCTGTCAACGCATACCGAAGAGTCGCAGCAAGACGAGGCGGTTCTACTGCAAGCCATCCGAACCGAATTGGCTGCTTCGATCCACATCGGCCATGACATCGATGACCCACGCGTCTATCCCCGTGTCGTTGCTGTCATTGGACCCACGGGCGTGGGGAAGACAACCACGATTGCCAAACTGGCTGCCAGGGCAAAGTTTGATCACAAGCGCCGCGTCGGCATGCTGACCGTCGATACCTACCGGATTGCCGCCGTCGATCAGCTGCAGACCTATGCCGAGATCATGGACCTTCCGATGAAGATCGTTTCGACTCCGATGGAAGTCCGCAGTGCTATCAACGAGCTGTCGGACTGCGAGCAGATTTTCATTGATACGGCCGGCCGCAGCCCGCGAGACGAGGTGCAAGTACAGCAGCTCAGATCTTTGATAAAAGCAGCTTCCCCTGATGAGACCTATTTGGTACTGTCCGCCCCCAGCAGTTCGAAGAACCTGGCCGAGGCGGTGGCAAAGTTCACCACGGTGAGCCCTTCCAGCTGGGTATTAACCAAGATTGATGAGGTTGGTTCGTTGGGTAACACATTGAGTTTTCTACAAGATCCCCAGCTTCCGCTGGCATACGTGACCAACGGTCAGGACGTCCCCCAGGCTATCGCGACTGCCGAAGCGGAAGACCTGGTGGCTCGCATCCTGTAG